The window GGACGCCTCGCCCCGCGGCGAGCACCGGGACGAACCAGCCCCGGCTGTCGACCGCCGACTCTGCCGGCTCGAGGCCGCCGTCCAGGCGCTCCGGGCCGCGCTCGACGACGAACCGGACGCGACGCCGTCCGATGCGCCGGCGACCGGGGAACCGCCGTTCGGGGTGCCGAGAGACGAGGAACTGCCATCCGAGGTGCCGAGAGGCGAGGAACCGAGGGCCGAGACGGCCGGGTCACGAGACACGGCACGAGAGGACTCCGGAACGGCCGAGCGCCTGGACCCCCCTCGGCGCGTCCCGGACAGCGGCCACTGGCCGGACGACCTCGCCACCGAATGAGCGGTCCGCTCCGGACCACTCTGGCGGTCCTGCTCGCGGGGGCACTCCTGACCGCCGGGCTCGCGGCTGCCGACCAGGCTCGCGAGACACGAACAGCGACGCGTCTCGACGAAACCGCGACACAGTTGCTCGACGCGGCCGACCGGCTCGCGGCGCGGAGCGACCCGACCCGTTCGGGCGTCGCCCGGCGGACCGTGACCGTCCACGTCCCGGCGGGCGGCACCCTCAGCATCGAACGCGGCGTCATCCGGTGGCGAGTCGACCGCGGACCATGGCACCGCCGGCAGCCATCGATGGCGCTCGAGACGGGAGCGACGACCCTCGACCTCGCAGCTGGACGCCACCGGCTCCGCCTCGCGCTCCGGCTTCGGGCCGGGTCGCCCGTCGTCAGCGTGTCCCGCATCCCGGAAGTTGAAACCGGAAGCCGGGACCAGCGACCCCATGTTCGACGGACTTGACACGCTGCTGGGGACCGAGGAGAAACGCGAGCAAGCGGCGTGTGCGTGCGACCCAGGCCCCGCCGAGGCCGGCGAGACCTTCCACGTCGACGCGTCGGACTGCCCCGGCGCCGGCCGCATCGCTTCCGAGCCGGCCTGTCGCGAGACCACCGTAGCGGCGGTCGGCGGGCAGGACGTTCGAGCCATCCGAACGGAGCACGGGGGCGTCGAACGGTGGTACGAGGGGCTGGCGGTCGCGCTGCTGGTCGCGGCCGGTCGCTTCGCCGACACGGCTCGTGTCCACGACCCGGCACTTGCACGGCGGGCACGGCGCGAACCGCTGGTCGCGGCGGCCCGGGCGGCAGGGCGGTCGGATGCCGTGTCTCACGCGGCCGCCGAGAGCGGGCTGCTAGCCGTCGCCGAAGCTGCGGCCGACGAAGCGGCCGCCGCCGAGGACAACTGTCTCGCGCCACTCGTCGGGCCCGCACTCACCCACTCGCTGGTCGAACGGGCACCCCCGCCAGACGGGGTCCTCGCCGACCGATACGAGCTCGACACCGGAGCGGTGGTTCGGCTCTACGACCGGCCCGACGCGGAGGCGCCGCGCCGGTACCACATCGAGCCGCCGGTCGTCCGGTTCTCCGCCGCCGCGCTCGCGACGCTCGCGGCCGCCCGCCGGGCGCTCGCCGACGGCGCCGACGATCCGACCGCAGCGGTCGAGGCTGCACTGGCCGAACCCGGCGATACCGAGGCCGTCGAACCCGACGTGGTCGCACTCGCTGCCGCCCTCGCGAAACACACCCGCGGTGCAGGGGTTCTCTCGGACCTGTTCGCCGACGACGCGGTCTCGGACGTCTTCGCCACCGCGCCGGTCGCCGAGACGCCGCTCCGGGTCCGCCGCGACGACGAGTCGATGACCACGAACGTCCGGCTGGCTCGCGAGGGAGCCTCGGTACTGGCTGGACGGTTCCGCCGAGCCTCGGGACGGGCGTTCGCTCGCTCCTCGCCCACACTGGCCGCGACGACGGAGGTCGCGGGGCGCCGCGTCCGTGTCTCGGGGGTCACGGGGCCGGTCAGCGACGGACACGCCTTCGCGCTCCGGGCCCACGACCGGGAGGCATGGCGCCTCTGTGACCTCGTCGCGAACGGGACCCTCACTCCCGAGGTCGCTGGACTGCTGTCGCTGGCGGTCGAGCGCGGCGTGGCCTGTCTCGTGACGGGCGAGCGCGGGGCCGGGAAGACGACGCTGCTCGGCGCGCTCCTCTGGGAACTCCCGGCCGGGAGCCGGACCGTCCTCGTCGAGGACACGCCGGAGCTGCCGGCGGCAGCGCTCCGGGAGGCCGGTCGCGACGTGCAGGCGCTCCGGGTCGGAACCGGCGACGGTGCCGAGCTGTCCCCGGCCGAGGCGCTCCGGACGGCGCTCCGCCTCGGGGAGAGCGCGCTCGTCGTCGGTGAGGTCCGCGGCGAGGAGGCGGCGGTCCTCTACGAGGCGATGCGTGTCGGCGCCGGCGGCTCGGCCGTCCTCGGCACCGTCCACGGGGACGGGGCCGCGACCGTCCGCGAACGGATGGTGACGGACCTCGGCGTTCCGGAGTCGTCGTTCGCCGACACGGACCTGCTGGTGACCGTCGGTGCCCGGGAGACGACCCGGGGCCGGGAGCGACGGGTCCGCCGCGTGGAGGAGGTTGTCAGGACCGACGACGGAGGTGCGGCGTTCGCCCCACTCTACGAGGCCGAGGACGGCTCGCTCGTCGCGGCGGAACGGCTCGGCGGCGGCGCGAGCGCGGTTGTCGCCGACCTGTGCGAGCCGGGGGAGTCGTACGCCGAGACACTCGCCGCCGCGAAAGCGCGTGGCGAGACGCTGACGACAGAGGCGGGGGCGGACGCGTGACCGACGGACCGCCGTGGAACCGGCTCGTGCAGTGGTTCGCCCACCGCTCCGGAGTGGCAGCCCAGCTCCGGTCGGCTCGAGCCGTCGGGGCCGTCCCCCGGCTGGTCGGGCGGATGGCGCTCCGGGTACACATCGAGCCGACACCCGAGGCGGCCGCGGCTGCCGGGTGTGATGGCGACGACCCGCTGGCCGACCGGCTCGCCGCACACGTCCAGCGGGCGCGTGGGCGCGACAGCGCCGGTCTGGAGGCGTTCGCTGCCGCCAGCGCGGCCGACCACCCCGAACTCGCACGGGCAGTGCGACAGGTCGTGGCGGCCACAATGGCCCCGGCTGACGAGCGCGAGCGACGACTCGACCGTGCGACCGAGGCCGCAGCCGAGAGCGTCCGCGAGCGGGCCACGTCCGCGGCGGCGTCGCTCCACGGCCCGGTGACCGCGGTGTACGCGTTCGGCGTGTTGCTGCCGCTCGCGCTCGTCGGCATCCTCCCGGGCGTGGTCGCAGCCGGCGTTCCCGCGGAACTCCTGCTCGCCGCGGTGGTGGGCTGCTACGACCTGCTGCTTCCGGTGACACTACTGGGAGCCGCCACGTGGCTCCTCGCCCGGCGGCCGGTCGCCTTCCCCCGCGACCCCGTCCCGGAATCGCATCCGGCACGTCCCGACGAACCGTGGCTGGCGGTCGCGGTCGGACTGGGGGCCGCGACGGTGACCGGTGCGGTCGTCGCACTGCTGCCGCCGGTTCCGGGGTGGGCGGCGCCGGTCGCGGCAGTCGGGGCCGCCGGGAGTGGGCTCGCGGTGCATCATCGGCCGACGGTCGCGGTCCGCGAACGGACGGTGGCGGTGGAACGAGGGCTCCCAGACGCGCTGGTCGCGGTCGGGCACGAGGTAGCGGCCGGCGTCGCCGTCGAGCGGGCAATCGCGGACGCGACGGCATCGCTCGGGGGGCCCGTCGAGGAGGCGTTCGCGACCGCGAGCGAGCGTGGGCGTCGGCTCGGGTGCGACATCGAGACCGCGTTCCTCGGTCCGGGCGGACCGGCCGGGGACCTGCCGAGTCCACGCGTCGAGCGCGCCGTGACCGCGCTCGCTCGGGCAGGACGCGTGGGGCCGCCCGCCGGCGACCTGCTCGTCGCGACCGGCGAACATCTCGCGGAGTTGCGGCAGGTGACCCGGCGAACGCGTCGCGAGACCGCCCGGCTGACGGCCACGCTGGCGAACACGGCCACCGTGTTCGGACCACTCGTTGGGGGCACGACGGTCGCACTCGCCGCCGGGACGGCCGGCCGTGCCGACACCGTGGGGGTGGGGGTAGGGCGTGGCGCGGCCACGGACTTCGGTGCCGCCCTGCCGGTCGGTCATCTCGGCCTCGCCGTCGGGCTGTACGTGCTGGCACTGACCGCAATCCTGACCGCGCTCGCGACGGGGCTCCGGTACGGTCGGGACCGGGCCCGGGTCGGCTACCGCGTCGGAGTGGCGTTGCCGCTGGCTGCGACGGTGTTCTGTCTCGCACTCGTCGTGGGCAGGGCGGTGGTCTGAGGCCCGTTTAGGCCTGGCCTATCCACAAGCGCCTTACACGGTGGCGCCGGACCCGGATTCATGATAGGCATCGTCGGTGGCGGTATCGCCGGACTCGCCGCCGCCCACCGGCTGCAGAAGCGCGGCCACGACGTGACTGTCTTCGAGGCCAGTGACGACCTCGGCGGCCTGGCCGCCACCTACGAGACGGGGGGCGACCCCATCGAGAAGTTCTACC of the Haloglomus salinum genome contains:
- a CDS encoding DUF7311 family protein, whose amino-acid sequence is MSGPLRTTLAVLLAGALLTAGLAAADQARETRTATRLDETATQLLDAADRLAARSDPTRSGVARRTVTVHVPAGGTLSIERGVIRWRVDRGPWHRRQPSMALETGATTLDLAAGRHRLRLALRLRAGSPVVSVSRIPEVETGSRDQRPHVRRT
- a CDS encoding ATPase, T2SS/T4P/T4SS family; translated protein: MFDGLDTLLGTEEKREQAACACDPGPAEAGETFHVDASDCPGAGRIASEPACRETTVAAVGGQDVRAIRTEHGGVERWYEGLAVALLVAAGRFADTARVHDPALARRARREPLVAAARAAGRSDAVSHAAAESGLLAVAEAAADEAAAAEDNCLAPLVGPALTHSLVERAPPPDGVLADRYELDTGAVVRLYDRPDAEAPRRYHIEPPVVRFSAAALATLAAARRALADGADDPTAAVEAALAEPGDTEAVEPDVVALAAALAKHTRGAGVLSDLFADDAVSDVFATAPVAETPLRVRRDDESMTTNVRLAREGASVLAGRFRRASGRAFARSSPTLAATTEVAGRRVRVSGVTGPVSDGHAFALRAHDREAWRLCDLVANGTLTPEVAGLLSLAVERGVACLVTGERGAGKTTLLGALLWELPAGSRTVLVEDTPELPAAALREAGRDVQALRVGTGDGAELSPAEALRTALRLGESALVVGEVRGEEAAVLYEAMRVGAGGSAVLGTVHGDGAATVRERMVTDLGVPESSFADTDLLVTVGARETTRGRERRVRRVEEVVRTDDGGAAFAPLYEAEDGSLVAAERLGGGASAVVADLCEPGESYAETLAAAKARGETLTTEAGADA